One Malus domestica chromosome 11, GDT2T_hap1 genomic region harbors:
- the LOC103447227 gene encoding ubiquitin-conjugating enzyme E2-17 kDa-like — protein METPTLYNLPTIYNGETPQRRPLLRLSLALRLSLGEFLSLFFLSLEAEAPQTQPENPSQIAAHCCSFVMASKRINKELKDLQKDPPASCSAGPVADDMFHWQATIMGPAESPFSGGVFLVSIHFPPDYPFKPPKVAFRTKVYHPNINSNGSICLDILKEQWSPALTISKVLLSICSLLTDPNPDDPLVPEIAHMYKTDRQKYETTARSWTQKYAMG, from the exons ATGGAAACGCCCACACTCTATAATCTCCCTACTATATATAATGGGGAAACCCCCCAACGAAGGCCACTCCTGCGTCTCTCACTCGCTCTACGGCTCTCACTCGGAGAGTTTCTCTcgctcttctttctctctctagaagcaGAAGCTCCTCAAACCCAACCAGAAAACCCTAGCCAAATCGCCG CACATTGTTGTAGTTTTGTGATGGCTTCAAAGAGGATCAACAAGGAGCTGAAGGATCTCCAGAAAGACCCGCCCGCTTCTTGCAGTGCAG GTCCTGTTGCTGATGATATGTTCCACTGGCAAGCAACAATTATGGGTCCCGCAGAAAGCCCGTTTTCAGGTGGTGTTTTTCTCGTGTCCATTCACTTCCCTCCTGATTACCCTTTCAAGCCACCCAAG GTTGCCTTCCGAACAAAAGTTTACCATCCGAACATCAATAGCAATGGTAGTATCTGCCTggacatcctcaaggagcagtGGAGTCCTGCCCTGACCATTTCCAAG GTCCTCCTCTCCATTTGCTCCCTGCTGACAGATCCAAACCCCGATGATCCTCTGGTGCCTGAGATTGCGCACATGTACAAGACTGATCGACAGAAGTATGAGACTACTGCTCGATCCTGGACCCAGAAGTATGCCATGGGCTAG
- the LOC139189257 gene encoding intracellular protein transport protein USO1-like: MGSVSHPPHFDGDNYAAWKAKMKSFLWAQDDKVWLAVEEGWEPPTIEETKGKGESSVSISKLKPRKEWSNDERSSSTFNQRALNALFTAVSPEQFNYISKCTMAKEAWDILEVTHEGNSTVKESKLQHLITKFENITMSDDESFSDFYAKLSVIVNGCHNLGDSIPEHRIVKKILRSLPMRFHAKRTAIEESKDLNTYKLEQLIGSLQTYELELPDSKKMKSIALKAVKEEESDGSIEDLSEDELVELTMQIRRFLKSQNSKGREQRTNSGSNSKNFRSLDVSHNKASRSSRTSEHRSSNNRVQCHECQGYKHIASECANTIKRKEKKNKAMKVTWSDSDSGDASSSESEKDTIAFIGTVDGYDTEGSFVEEPDLEEVLRKYSDLYDISVQVKNDNSNLKKKLALVESEKKEAEVEHQSQLDNGEKLRESLLEKIHILQTTISTLTSNKKALEDELVEMKNKVQELSIGSGKIDKMLSYGKNFGDKRGLGFESEKTISSSSITRFVKAYDIPSLRVGADQGVGLTSETSTILANVSNPTKTSINPNKPKQSRKFIPICHFCGIPGHIRPKCNKFRKKNSSQEKVSRNFKKENLKEQFVTYLKEINRIARIISVPSTEVPKVRQVWRRKENQSGVLVNLSPLSSCLY, from the coding sequence ATGGGTTCAGTTTCTCATCCACCACATTTTGATGGTGACAACTATGCTGCGTGGAAGGCGAAAATGAAATCGTTTTTGTGGGCACAAGAtgacaaggtgtggcttgctgTTGAAGAAGGTTGGGAACCTCCGACGATTGAAGAAACCAAAGGTAAAGGAGAGTCCTCTGTGTCTATATCTAAGCTTAAGCCTAGGAAAGAATGGAGCAATGATGAGCGTAGCTCTAGCACTTTTAACCAAAGGGCTTTGAATGCTTTATTCACAGCCGTTTCGCCTGAACAATTCAATTACATAAGTAAGTGTACAATGGCGAAAGAAGCTTGGGACATTCTTGAAGTTACTCATGAGGGTAACTCAACTGTTAAAGAATCCAAACTTCAACATCTCATCACAAAATTCGAAAATATCACAATGTCTGATGATGAAAGTTTCTCTGACTTTTATGCTAAGCTTAGCGTAATTGTCAATGGCTGTCACAATCTTGGTGACAGTATTCCTGAGCATAGGATTGTGAAAAAGATCTTAAGATCACTTCCTATGAGGTTTCATGCTAAGAGGACGGCGATTGAGGAATCGAAAGATCTAAACACCTACAAGCTTGAGCAATTAATTGGGTCTCTGCAAACGTATGAGTTAGAGCTTCCTGATTCCAAGAAGATGAAAAGTATTGCTCTCAAAGctgtcaaagaagaagaaagtgatgGCTCAATTGAAGACTTGTCCGAAGATGAATTGGTTGAATTAACCATGCAAATTAGAAGGTTTCTCAAGTCTCAAAATTCCAAGGGTCGTGAGCAACGAACCAACTCAGGTTCGAACTCAAAAAACTTTCGTTCTCTAGATGTCTCACATAACAAAGCCTCTAGATCATCTAGAACTAGTGAACATAGGAGTTCTAACAATAGGGTTCAGTGCCATGAGTGTCAAGGCTATAAACACATTGCTTCTGAGTGTGCAAACACTAtcaagagaaaagagaagaagaataaggcAATGAAGGTCACTTGGAGCGATAGTGATTCAGGGGATGCATCTTCGTCAGAATCTGAGAAGGATACGATTGCGTTTATAGGAACTGTTGATGGATATGACACAGAAGGTTCATTTGTTGAAGAACCTGACTTGGAAGAAGTCTTGAGAAAATATTCTGATCTCTATGACATCAGTGTGCAAGTAAAGAATGATAACTCTAACTTGAAGAAGAAACTTGCACTTGTagaaagtgaaaagaaagaagCTGAAGTTGAGCATCAATCTCAGTTGGACAATGGAGAGAAACTGCGAGAGTCATTATTAGAGAAGATACATATTCTTCAAACCACAATAAGCACTCTCACGTCTAATAAGAAAGCtcttgaggatgaattggtTGAGATGAAAAACAAAGTTCAGGAATTAAGCATAGGTTCGGGAAAAATTGACAAGATGCTTAGCTATGGAAAGAATTTTGGAGATAAAAGAGGTCTAGGATTTGAGTCTGAAAAGACTATTAGTTCTTCTTCCATCACGAGATTTGTCAAAGCATATGATATTCCTAGCTTGAGAGTAGGTGCTGATCAAGGTGTAGGTCTTACTTCTGAAACATCTACAATCCTTGCAAATGTGTCAAATCCTACCAAGACTTCAATTAATCCTAATAAACCCAAACAATCTAGGAAGTTCATTCCTATATGTCATTTTTGTGGGATCCCTGGTCACATCCGGCCTAAGTGCAATaagtttagaaagaaaaattcttCTCAAGAAAAAGTTTCAAGGaactttaaaaaagaaaatcttaaggaacaatttgtgACTTATTTGAAAGAGATTAATCGGATTGCAAGAATTATATCTGTTCCAAGTACGGAAGTTCCAAAAGTAAGACAAGTttggagaagaaaagagaatcaaagTGGTGTACTTGTCAATTTATCTCCACTTTCAAGTTGTTTATATTGA